A single genomic interval of Armigeres subalbatus isolate Guangzhou_Male chromosome 1, GZ_Asu_2, whole genome shotgun sequence harbors:
- the LOC134223850 gene encoding uncharacterized protein LOC134223850 produces the protein MRNVKLNVTTSVTTEYTRIYQCFTMNESSSYEPRNETTGVLFFPPFRDSNKLSFIKMCCSKLLYAACISGVNCCYVKMQRAVSLEMQPAMDSALTPQLPSCISGC, from the exons ATGAGGAACGTCAAGCTTAACGTTACAACCTCGGTTACAACCGAATACACACGAATCTATCAG TGTTTCACAATGAACGAGAGTTCCAGTTACGAACCTCGAAACGAAACAACCGGAGTGTTATTTTTTCCTCCTTTTCGGGACTCAAACAAGTTGTCCTTCATCAAAATG TGCTGTTCGAAGCTTCTCTATGCCGCTTGCATCTCGGGAGTAAATTGCTGTTATGTGAAAATGCAACGAGCGGTATCATTGGAGATGCAGCCAGCCATGGATTCGGCACTCACGCCACAATTGCCTTCCTGCATTTCTGGATGTTGA